The genomic region GTGTAAAGAAATCAAAAAACGACTCACTGCGCTGGCGTGTGACGTGTCCTTCTACTTTTTCTGGGTAATGGGCATAGCCGCCATCTTTAGGGGGAGTTGTGTATGGCGTGTTATTTGCTATTGAGTTTCTGTGGTAATTCACTTGATCCACATCAATACGATACCTCATATAACCATCTCGTTGATTATTATGAAACGGGCATAATGAACGATTTATAGGGAGATCCTGAAAATTCGCTCCCCCAAGTCGATGATATTGGGCACTTTGATAAGCAATTAATCTTCCTTGCAAAACGGGGTCATTAGAAAAATCAATTCCAGGTACTACATTTGCAGGATTAAATGCTACTTGTTCCACCTCTGCAAAAAAATTATCTACATTTTTATTTAAAGTCATTTTCCCGATAAGATGTACAGGAATAAGCTCCTCTGGCCAGAACTTGGAAGGATCTAAAATATCAAAATCGTACTTAAACTCATCCTCTGGTGCAATCATTTGAACACCCAATTCATATTCGGGATAAGCACCACGATTAATGGCCTCCCTCAGGTCACGGCGATGGAAATCTGGGTCGATACCCCCAATTTTCTGAGCTTCATCCATAAGCAGTGAGTGAACGCCAAGCACAGGCTTCCAAACAAATCTTACAAAGGTCTTTAATCCCTGTTCGTTGACAAATAGATACGTATTAATTGACCAAGATTCCATCATTCGATAACTTCTTAAAATCCCCCTAGGTGACATAACCCATAAAGTCATGTGAAGTGCCTCCGGGTTATTAGCTACATAATCCCAAAAATTATCGTGTGCACCGGCAGCTGTTGGGATGTCACTTCGCGGTTCGGGTTTGTATGCATGTATAACGTCTGGAAACTTCATCGGATCAGTGTTTATGAGTATAGGCATGGCAATTGTAGTTAAATCATAAACTCCCTCTTCTGTATAAAACTTAACACCTAAACATCGTAAATCCCTTGCAGTGTCCTTCGAGCCTCTACCACCTTGTACCGTCGAAAAACGAACAAAAAGAGGTGTTTTCTTTCCAGGTTCCTGCAAAAATCCTGCTTTTGTAAATGGCTTCATTGATTGATAACATTCAAATTCACCATGTGCCCCATATCCTCTTGCGTGAACAACCCTTTCAGGTATTCTTTCGCGAACGAAATGAGTCATTTTTTCGAAATAATGGAAGTCCTCCTGCAATGAAGGTCCGCGTTCACCGGCTGTTAAAATTTGTTCATCATTAGATACTTTCAGCCCTTCATTTGTCGTCATAGGCTTTCCTGTATTTTTTATACGAAACTGCTCCAATTGTATGTTTTTACTATTTTCATTAACGGGTTTATTATTTCCAGACGACGGTTTATTCATATCCATCTTAACATTCACCCCAAACATATAATAAATCAATCTCATTTATATGCTTATGCAACTTTTGATGAACTAGACCAAATTTATTTGGAAATTTCATTGGGTATTATTAATTAATATAATACGGGTCTTTGGTAATGTTGAGGCTAGATGGATTTGGAAATCAACTTAACTATTCCGTATATTATTTTTATGTATAATATTTAAAAAATTAATTAAGGTAAAATTTCAGCAATATTATTTCTTTCTTCGCAAAAACCCGAACAAATCAAATTGTTCGGGTTTGTTTATAATTATTCAATCTCTAAATGCTGCTGTAGGCTACTGCTTATATCTATTAACTCCTGCTCATCAAATATATAGTACCAAAGCGTATCGATGCGCTGGCCGTCTCCTTTTTCAAATTGTAGCTGATCGATGTCTTTGTTTAAATTGGCATAAAGTTTCTGCAATTGGTATAAATTATTCATTGGAAAATTCATTTGTACATTATCGCCTAGTACATCAAAAATATCATTTAACTTAAATAAAGTAGAAGGGCTTGCTGCTTTTTCAGCAATCGCCTGAATTAATTGTTTTTGGCGTAATTGTCTGCCAAAATCACCACGTGGGTCCTCATAGCGGATGCGAGTGAAGATAAGTGCTTCCTCGCCATCCAATGTTACTTCACCTTTCGGGAAGCTGTATTGACGATGAGATAAATCCAAATCATTATTAACTGTGACTCCACCTAATACGTCAATAATTTGTAAAAAGCCTTCCATATTAACGGCGACATAATAATCAATCGGTATATTTAAAATGTTTTCTACTGTAGCAATTGACATTGGTATGCCACCGCGTGCGTAGGCATGATTAATTTTTTCGACCGTGTTGTTGCCAATAATTTCAACGCGTGCATCACGTGGTATGCTTAGCATTTTAACAGTTTTTTGCTCTGGATTTACTGTGACGACAATCATCGTATCACTTCGCCCGACATCATACTCTCGTTCATCAATTCCTAACAATAAAACGGAAAAAGGGTCGATATGTGGGAGCTTATCTGAAATAATTGCTTCATTATTATTAGGATGCTCCTGTGCTTGCATTTTTTCAACAGCTTTTTGGAAGGAGAAATATGTGAATGCCCCGTAGCAAGCTGCTCCAGTTATTAAAAAGGCCATTAAAAATAATACAACCTTTTTCCAAGTTTTCATTTTAGGTTTTGTTCTTTTTTGCATAGTAAATCTCCATTTTCTTTAATGAATCATATAGACGTTATTCGTATGGATAAGTTCCTTAAAGTATTTCCATTTGAAACGAAATTTAATATTGCGCGTCAAATAGGAAAAGGAGGCGCTGAAAGTGAAAAGAAAAATAGTAGCGAGCTGTATACTACTTATATGTGTAGTTACTGTTATGATGGGTGTTTCTTATATTCCACAGAAGTTGTTAAAAGTTGAAGAAAAGGAAGTATTGAAAATCGAAATAACGAATGGATTTACTGGTGAAAAAACGGAAGTAACGAATGCGGCGCAAATTTCACAAATCCTTTTGAATTTAACTGATATTACAATTCAAAAAGAGCAGTCTGCCAAAGATTTAAAAGGGTATCATTACAGTATCACAATTTATACGGACAAAGGGATAGCACAGCAGCTAGCAATTCATGATGAGGAGACAGTTATTTATAAAGATGCCCTCTATAAAACAAAGGGAAAATCAATTGATAAAGCATATATAGAGCATCTACTTAAAGAAGTGACAAACATTTGACAAAATTTCATGCTCATTCATGCTATAGTAGATATAGTAGATGGACGATTGGAAGGATGAACAACATTGTCAAAAAAGCAGGTTTGGTATGAGGTGCAAGAAGGTGAAACAATTGAGCAATGCCTAGAGAGAATGGAGCGAGATGGCTATTCGATAGGTGGAAGGAAAGAAGAGCCAATGTTTCATTTAGTGGATGGGCAACCAACCTATTTGCGCCAAAAAATTCAATTTAAAGGTATACTACGAAACGAATAGTTGTTAATTCCGAACATTAATGTTTTCTGAAAATTTATCGTTCGCATTTTTGCGTTGATTTTATAGAAAAGGCTTGTTAAAATGTGAACAGGAAAACATTTTACCCGCATATATGCTAAAGGATATGGCTTTAGTGTTTCTACCCGGTACCGTAAATTCCGGACTATGTTGGGAAGCAACTATTCAATTTTAGAATGATATAAAAAGAAAGCAGATTCTTTTATTATTCGATCCTTGAGTAGTTTGCTTTCTAGTACATAGAAAGCAAACTATTCGAGGATTTTTTATTAAAATTTAAGGAGTGCGAGATGATGAGTCCAAAGATTGGCGTTATTATGGGAAGTTCTAGCGATTGGGAAACAATGAAACATGCATGCGAAATATTGGATGAGCTGCAAGTACCTTATGAAAAGCAGGTGGTGTCAGCACATCGCACACCAGATTTAATGTTTGAATATGCAGAGGCAGCCCGTGGACGAGGGATTCAAGTAATCATTGCTGGTGCTGGTGGTGCAGCGCATTTACCAGGAATGGTAGCTGCGAAAACAACATTACCAGTAATTGGTGTGCCAGTACAGTCGAAAGCATTAAATGGTCTTGATTCTTTATTATCAATTGTCCAGATGCCAGGTGGTGTACCGGTTGCAACTGTGGCGATTGGTAAAGCAGGGGCGACGAATGCTGGTCTACTTGCAGCGCAAATTTTATCAATAATAGATGCAGCGCTAGCAGAGCGTTTAGAAAAGCGCCGCGAAGTGATTAAAGAGCAGGTGCTAGAAAGCACAGGTGAATTACAGTGACAAAAGTTATTTATCCAGGGCAAACAATCGGTATTATTGGTGGCGGTCAATTAGGACGTATGATGGCTTTAGCGGCGAAGGAAGCAGGCTTTAAAATTGCTGTTTTAGAGCCAGCGATGGATTCACCTTGTGGACAAGTTGCTGATATTCGCATTGTGGCAGCTTATGACGACGAGGCGGCACTTGAGGAGTTAGCAGAAGTAAGTGATGTCATCACTTACGAATTTGAAAATATTGATTACGAAGGTTTAAAGCGATTAACACAAATTGCTTATGTACCACAAGGCGCTGAACTTGTGCGCATTACGCAAAATCGCGTAACGGAAAAAGCAGCAATTGTAGAGGCAGGCTGTCCAGTTGCTCCTTATGTTGTTGCAGAGAGCTACGCTGAGCTCGTGGCGAAAATTGACGAAATTGGCTTTCCATGTATCGTGAAAACTGCTCGTGGAGGCTATGATGGGAAAGGTCAGCAGCTATTAAAATCGACGGCTGATTTACCATTAGCAGAAGAGTTATTCGAACATTCTGTTTGCATTGCAGAAGGTTTTGTCCCTTTTGAGAAAGAAATTTCTGTAATTGTGCAACGAAATGGACAAGGGCAAACATGTTGCTTGCCTGTTGGAGAAAATATTCACGTTAATCACATTTTACATGAAACAATTGTCCCTGCGCGTATTGCGCAAACAACTTATGAAAAAGCTACAGAGGCAGCTACAAAAATAGCAGATTCTCTAAATTTAGTTGGT from Metasolibacillus fluoroglycofenilyticus harbors:
- a CDS encoding LCP family protein encodes the protein MQKRTKPKMKTWKKVVLFLMAFLITGAACYGAFTYFSFQKAVEKMQAQEHPNNNEAIISDKLPHIDPFSVLLLGIDEREYDVGRSDTMIVVTVNPEQKTVKMLSIPRDARVEIIGNNTVEKINHAYARGGIPMSIATVENILNIPIDYYVAVNMEGFLQIIDVLGGVTVNNDLDLSHRQYSFPKGEVTLDGEEALIFTRIRYEDPRGDFGRQLRQKQLIQAIAEKAASPSTLFKLNDIFDVLGDNVQMNFPMNNLYQLQKLYANLNKDIDQLQFEKGDGQRIDTLWYYIFDEQELIDISSSLQQHLEIE
- the purK gene encoding 5-(carboxyamino)imidazole ribonucleotide synthase; its protein translation is MTKVIYPGQTIGIIGGGQLGRMMALAAKEAGFKIAVLEPAMDSPCGQVADIRIVAAYDDEAALEELAEVSDVITYEFENIDYEGLKRLTQIAYVPQGAELVRITQNRVTEKAAIVEAGCPVAPYVVAESYAELVAKIDEIGFPCIVKTARGGYDGKGQQLLKSTADLPLAEELFEHSVCIAEGFVPFEKEISVIVQRNGQGQTCCLPVGENIHVNHILHETIVPARIAQTTYEKATEAATKIADSLNLVGTLAVEMFVLENGELVINELAPRPHNSGHYSIEACNISQFAQHIRAVCGWPLREPKLWAPTVSINVLGQHIIPLTNSIAKYPNWSVHLYGKAEAKINRKMGHVTIMTDDIEVTLQEIKGAEIWADDV
- a CDS encoding NETI motif-containing protein; protein product: MSKKQVWYEVQEGETIEQCLERMERDGYSIGGRKEEPMFHLVDGQPTYLRQKIQFKGILRNE
- a CDS encoding catalase yields the protein MNKPSSGNNKPVNENSKNIQLEQFRIKNTGKPMTTNEGLKVSNDEQILTAGERGPSLQEDFHYFEKMTHFVRERIPERVVHARGYGAHGEFECYQSMKPFTKAGFLQEPGKKTPLFVRFSTVQGGRGSKDTARDLRCLGVKFYTEEGVYDLTTIAMPILINTDPMKFPDVIHAYKPEPRSDIPTAAGAHDNFWDYVANNPEALHMTLWVMSPRGILRSYRMMESWSINTYLFVNEQGLKTFVRFVWKPVLGVHSLLMDEAQKIGGIDPDFHRRDLREAINRGAYPEYELGVQMIAPEDEFKYDFDILDPSKFWPEELIPVHLIGKMTLNKNVDNFFAEVEQVAFNPANVVPGIDFSNDPVLQGRLIAYQSAQYHRLGGANFQDLPINRSLCPFHNNQRDGYMRYRIDVDQVNYHRNSIANNTPYTTPPKDGGYAHYPEKVEGHVTRQRSESFFDFFTQPRIFWNSLTSIEKQHTIDGLSYQVGSVIRASVRQQVVDLLVNVDQEMAYIVADNVGVNRPSGTQVPVSTSYPSLSQSNTPKYAYTQKVGVLIGNGFNGQEVTIVLNFLQNNGVFFDIISEQLGTVTGNDGTKIKVNKTFLTSSPYLVDSIYIVGGNSEYQVKFMRDVSDFVQEAYKHYKPIGVATTGQTFIQTSKNNNLAGVVFAANNPNFEREFVTAIAHQRFWNRT
- the purE gene encoding 5-(carboxyamino)imidazole ribonucleotide mutase, producing the protein MSPKIGVIMGSSSDWETMKHACEILDELQVPYEKQVVSAHRTPDLMFEYAEAARGRGIQVIIAGAGGAAHLPGMVAAKTTLPVIGVPVQSKALNGLDSLLSIVQMPGGVPVATVAIGKAGATNAGLLAAQILSIIDAALAERLEKRREVIKEQVLESTGELQ